One Pseudoalteromonas sp. UG3-2 DNA window includes the following coding sequences:
- the msrB gene encoding peptide-methionine (R)-S-oxide reductase MsrB — translation MLTWPDIMKFAHDGNPSAPRRVEKTAAKWREQLAPEVYTITREKGTERPFSSPSCQLFEPGKYACVCCGELLFDASEKYDSGSGWPAFTQPANVAAVAYHSDSSHGMERVEITCNCCDSHLGHVFPDGPPPSGLRYCVNALSLQRVD, via the coding sequence ATGTTAACTTGGCCTGACATAATGAAATTTGCACACGATGGTAACCCAAGTGCGCCGCGGCGAGTAGAGAAAACGGCCGCAAAATGGCGTGAACAATTAGCGCCTGAGGTCTATACCATAACGCGTGAGAAAGGCACTGAGAGGCCTTTTAGCTCACCTTCTTGCCAGTTATTTGAGCCAGGGAAGTATGCTTGTGTGTGTTGTGGTGAATTATTGTTTGATGCAAGTGAAAAATATGACAGTGGGTCGGGGTGGCCTGCTTTCACCCAGCCTGCCAATGTTGCTGCGGTAGCTTATCATAGTGATAGTAGTCATGGTATGGAGCGTGTAGAAATCACTTGTAACTGTTGTGACAGCCACCTTGGTCATGTATTTCCTGATGGTCCACCACCAAGTGGGCTGCGGTATTGCGTTAACGCCTTATCACTTCAGCGTGTGGACTAA
- a CDS encoding response regulator has product MPVSTIQNAKMLIVEDQPLALSYMKQSLEKLNFKNLKFAESADSAKELCTLNQFDIIVCSFGLAKKQDGYQFYEELRAKQLIRSGTAFIFISSETSPELVHSIIELQPDDFLVKPFSIKELQSRIERVLKRRQALHKIHSLMDDKNYSKALKTLDAELDKKSHNYTSLLLKLKGELLQRLGRFEEAKTFYKNVLELQKFTWAKLGLVETLINNNEDVVAQKMLKNLIERAETRLPALDLLSKLEIKLNQYENAQQLLQQAIEMAPRNIDRQSSLGRVAQINHDYEASYKAYKDIATFARHSIHDKPEIYLNAARAGIDFALSTDQSDQVTRLTRQTQQYLSDLKQQFPNAQNQAQIDVLNARVHYLKDEHDKAKQLLEQLDDDPIIRSVDSTLDKAKAFHEVGLNLKAQELFNRVIHHCERHKSVADATTMHYLYQQQQEKKEITMGPKELNNHAVTQFNRGQYEVALEAFTQAFRIMPKNAGIALNLLQCMSDSCAKSGGTFNSNLAKRCSTLLEEAELDDEQQLRYSKLKSRLQEMKLEFQ; this is encoded by the coding sequence ATGCCTGTTTCAACAATTCAAAATGCGAAAATGCTAATTGTGGAAGACCAACCACTGGCGTTGAGCTACATGAAACAATCTTTGGAGAAGTTAAACTTTAAAAACTTAAAGTTTGCAGAAAGCGCCGACAGCGCAAAAGAATTATGCACGCTAAATCAATTTGATATTATTGTATGTTCATTTGGTCTTGCGAAAAAACAAGATGGTTATCAATTCTATGAAGAGTTAAGAGCCAAACAGCTTATTCGCTCTGGTACCGCTTTTATTTTTATTTCTTCAGAAACCAGCCCCGAGCTCGTTCATAGTATTATTGAGCTGCAGCCAGACGATTTTTTAGTTAAACCCTTCTCAATAAAAGAACTACAATCACGCATCGAACGGGTACTCAAGCGTCGCCAAGCACTGCATAAGATCCACTCCTTGATGGATGACAAAAACTATTCAAAAGCACTCAAAACGCTTGATGCAGAGCTGGATAAAAAAAGCCATAACTACACCTCTTTGTTGCTCAAGCTCAAAGGCGAGTTATTACAAAGACTCGGCCGCTTTGAAGAAGCAAAAACCTTTTATAAAAATGTCTTGGAATTACAAAAATTTACCTGGGCAAAGCTTGGGTTAGTTGAAACTCTGATTAACAATAACGAGGACGTGGTCGCGCAAAAGATGCTTAAAAACTTGATTGAGCGTGCAGAAACACGCTTGCCAGCACTGGACTTGCTGAGCAAATTGGAGATCAAGCTGAATCAATATGAAAACGCGCAACAATTACTGCAACAAGCCATTGAAATGGCACCACGAAATATCGATAGACAAAGTTCTCTAGGGCGCGTCGCGCAAATAAACCATGATTATGAGGCCAGTTACAAAGCCTATAAAGATATTGCCACCTTTGCTCGACACTCGATCCACGATAAGCCTGAAATATACCTTAATGCGGCTCGCGCAGGCATTGATTTTGCCTTAAGCACAGATCAGTCAGATCAGGTAACCCGTTTAACTCGACAAACCCAGCAATACCTTAGCGACCTGAAACAGCAGTTTCCCAATGCCCAAAACCAAGCGCAAATTGACGTTCTCAACGCTCGGGTTCATTACCTTAAAGATGAACACGACAAAGCTAAGCAATTACTTGAACAACTGGACGACGATCCGATTATACGTTCAGTTGACTCTACTCTCGACAAAGCGAAAGCATTTCATGAAGTCGGTCTCAACCTCAAAGCGCAAGAATTATTTAATCGTGTGATCCACCACTGCGAGCGGCACAAGTCCGTGGCTGATGCGACCACCATGCATTACTTGTATCAGCAGCAGCAGGAGAAAAAAGAAATTACCATGGGGCCCAAGGAGCTTAATAACCATGCGGTTACTCAGTTTAACCGCGGTCAATATGAGGTTGCCTTGGAGGCATTTACCCAAGCATTTAGGATCATGCCGAAAAATGCCGGCATTGCCCTTAATTTACTGCAATGCATGAGTGATAGCTGTGCCAAGTCTGGCGGCACCTTTAATTCAAACCTTGCGAAACGCTGCTCCACGCTACTTGAAGAAGCAGAGCTAGATGATGAGCAACAGCTCCGCTATAGTAAACTCAAATCTCGACTACAAGAAATGAAACTGGAGTTTCAGTAG
- the ligA gene encoding NAD-dependent DNA ligase LigA, whose amino-acid sequence MSGTVESQIAALRQQLEDFNYQYYVLDNPSVPDAEYDRMMRQLISLEQQHPELLTPDSPSQKVGGEALSKFQQVTHKVPMLSLDNAFDEAEFTAFNRRLKERLMVSNDIAYCCEPKLDGLAVSILYRNGVLVQAATRGDGQVGENITENVKTIRNVPLKLRGENVPQEVEVRGEVFIDTAGFEKLNATAQAKGEKTFANPRNAAAGSLRQLDSKITAKRPLMFYAYSMGLVEGGELADEHYAQLQQLQSWGLPMSPETKLVENAQQALDYYQDIMARRSELPYEIDGVVIKVNNKQQQEQLGFVARAPRWAIAFKFPAQEEITQLLDVEFQVGRTGAITPVARLEPVFVGGVTVSNATLHNGDEIARLGVKIGDTVVIRRAGDVIPQVTQVVLDRRPETVTAIHFPDSCPVCDSHVERVEGEAVARCTGGLVCRAQRKEAIKHFASRKALDIDGLGDKIVEQLVERELIKTPADLFILKQGHFESLERMGPKSAKNLVAALEAAKQTTLAKFLYALGIREVGEATAQNLANHFLTLEKVMSASIDSLQQVNDVGVVVAQHIHSFFAEPHNQEVVEALIQVGVNWQDVAAPSVDEQPLAGQTYVLTGTLSQLNRNDAKARLQTLGAKVAGSVSKNTDAVYAGEKAGSKLTKAQELGVEVFDEEALIALFDKYEK is encoded by the coding sequence ATGTCAGGAACCGTCGAGAGTCAAATCGCTGCATTGCGACAGCAACTAGAAGATTTTAATTATCAGTATTATGTATTAGACAACCCAAGCGTGCCTGACGCTGAGTATGACCGCATGATGCGGCAGCTTATCTCTTTGGAGCAACAGCACCCAGAATTACTGACCCCCGACTCACCATCGCAAAAAGTGGGGGGAGAAGCGCTGAGTAAGTTTCAACAAGTGACCCATAAAGTCCCCATGCTATCGTTGGATAATGCCTTTGATGAAGCTGAATTCACAGCGTTTAATCGCCGTTTAAAAGAGCGCTTAATGGTAAGTAACGACATCGCCTACTGTTGTGAACCGAAACTCGATGGCTTGGCGGTATCGATTTTATATCGCAATGGCGTGCTAGTTCAGGCGGCAACTCGTGGTGATGGTCAGGTCGGTGAGAACATCACTGAGAATGTTAAGACCATTCGCAATGTGCCGCTGAAGCTCAGAGGTGAGAACGTTCCGCAAGAAGTGGAAGTCAGAGGTGAGGTCTTTATTGATACGGCGGGGTTTGAGAAGTTAAACGCCACCGCACAGGCAAAAGGCGAGAAAACCTTCGCTAACCCAAGAAATGCTGCAGCTGGCAGCCTGCGACAACTCGATTCCAAGATCACCGCAAAGCGCCCTTTAATGTTCTATGCCTACTCAATGGGACTAGTTGAAGGGGGTGAACTGGCTGATGAGCACTATGCTCAGTTGCAACAACTTCAGAGTTGGGGGCTGCCCATGAGCCCAGAGACCAAGTTAGTAGAAAATGCCCAGCAAGCGCTGGATTACTATCAAGACATCATGGCACGCCGAAGTGAGTTGCCTTATGAAATTGATGGCGTGGTGATCAAAGTCAATAACAAGCAACAGCAGGAGCAGCTTGGCTTTGTGGCTCGGGCACCAAGATGGGCCATTGCTTTCAAATTCCCAGCACAAGAAGAAATTACGCAATTATTGGATGTTGAATTTCAAGTTGGGCGTACAGGGGCAATCACGCCTGTAGCCCGTTTAGAGCCAGTGTTTGTCGGTGGCGTCACGGTATCCAATGCTACTTTGCATAATGGCGACGAAATTGCTCGATTGGGAGTGAAAATAGGCGATACCGTGGTGATCCGCCGTGCCGGAGATGTGATCCCGCAGGTGACTCAAGTGGTACTTGATAGGCGCCCTGAAACGGTAACGGCGATTCACTTTCCAGACAGTTGCCCTGTGTGTGACTCTCATGTAGAGCGCGTGGAAGGAGAGGCGGTGGCTCGCTGTACCGGTGGCTTAGTGTGCCGGGCTCAACGTAAAGAGGCGATAAAGCACTTTGCCTCACGTAAAGCCTTAGATATAGATGGTCTGGGTGACAAGATCGTTGAACAATTGGTAGAGCGTGAGCTGATAAAAACGCCTGCCGATTTGTTTATTTTAAAGCAGGGGCACTTTGAATCGTTAGAGCGTATGGGGCCAAAGTCCGCGAAGAATTTAGTCGCGGCACTTGAAGCGGCAAAACAGACTACCTTGGCCAAGTTCTTATATGCTTTAGGAATAAGAGAAGTAGGAGAGGCAACAGCACAGAATTTGGCTAACCACTTCCTGACTCTTGAAAAAGTAATGTCTGCCTCAATTGATAGTCTACAGCAGGTCAATGATGTTGGCGTGGTGGTGGCACAGCATATTCATAGCTTTTTCGCCGAGCCCCATAACCAAGAAGTGGTAGAGGCGTTAATTCAGGTTGGCGTAAATTGGCAAGATGTTGCGGCGCCATCAGTGGATGAGCAACCGCTAGCAGGCCAAACTTATGTTCTTACCGGTACCTTGAGCCAGCTTAACCGCAATGACGCCAAAGCGAGGCTACAGACTCTAGGGGCTAAAGTAGCTGGCAGTGTGTCTAAAAACACCGACGCGGTTTATGCCGGTGAAAAAGCCGGGTCGAAACTGACTAAGGCACAGGAGCTCGGTGTTGAGGTATTCGATGAAGAAGCTTTGATTGCGCTATTCGATAAATATGAAAAGTAG
- the zipA gene encoding cell division protein ZipA produces the protein MATELRWALIVISALVIGGLLIHGLWSVRKKDAEGSQPKRADDTTSDHIKEPNEPEIGEMAFTAVDDEPVTEAPTVDHEPETDTSEAVSEEGSDSQVSEPQDFIILHVQMPEGLTMAGSRLLPAVLSLGFKYSDEGFFNRHLEPSGNGPVLFRLVNMYNPGTFDIDHMEQFSTAGISLFMTLPCEGDNLAAFNMLHSAAKKLAEEFGATVLDKDREPLTVEAVRGYVEKVREFAA, from the coding sequence ATGGCCACAGAGTTAAGATGGGCATTAATCGTGATCAGTGCGTTGGTCATAGGTGGGCTTTTGATCCATGGACTTTGGTCGGTGAGAAAGAAAGACGCAGAAGGGTCGCAACCGAAGCGAGCTGATGACACAACAAGCGATCATATTAAAGAGCCAAACGAACCTGAGATTGGAGAAATGGCGTTTACTGCGGTAGATGACGAGCCGGTGACTGAAGCGCCAACTGTCGACCATGAGCCCGAGACAGACACGTCTGAGGCTGTTAGTGAAGAGGGGAGCGATAGTCAGGTCAGCGAGCCACAAGACTTTATTATTCTGCACGTGCAAATGCCTGAGGGTCTGACTATGGCAGGATCTCGCCTGTTGCCTGCGGTGTTAAGTTTGGGTTTTAAGTATTCAGACGAAGGTTTTTTCAATCGCCATTTAGAGCCCTCGGGAAATGGCCCTGTGCTGTTTAGGTTAGTGAATATGTATAACCCAGGCACCTTTGATATTGATCATATGGAACAGTTTAGTACTGCAGGGATCAGCTTGTTTATGACGTTACCCTGTGAAGGCGATAACTTGGCCGCATTCAATATGCTTCATAGTGCTGCGAAAAAGCTCGCTGAAGAATTTGGTGCCACTGTACTTGATAAAGACCGTGAACCACTTACTGTAGAAGCCGTAAGAGGGTACGTTGAGAAAGTGCGCGAGTTTGCCGCATAA
- a CDS encoding DUF2919 domain-containing protein translates to MKTARYGPEYWDKYGVYRTPLAFNLVLIVLLRPILIWVFSALTRRPELDLMSLFFDSKYHFFVATGIACIALIPTAVYSMRRPSSSPKLAAVWRHMRWPLILTAMLDLGWLGYQAAQSHYSFSPYVAIQIVLVAWVLLYLVKSRYLSCFFGDWPYPVDKQSEQGE, encoded by the coding sequence ATGAAAACAGCAAGATACGGCCCCGAATACTGGGATAAATATGGTGTCTACAGGACGCCACTGGCGTTTAATTTAGTGCTAATCGTGTTATTGCGGCCTATTTTGATCTGGGTTTTCTCAGCACTGACACGCCGCCCGGAGTTGGATTTGATGTCACTATTTTTTGACTCTAAATATCATTTTTTTGTCGCCACGGGCATTGCTTGTATCGCGCTTATTCCCACTGCAGTATATTCGATGCGGCGTCCTAGTAGTTCGCCAAAGCTTGCTGCGGTGTGGCGGCATATGCGATGGCCACTGATTTTGACCGCCATGCTGGATTTGGGGTGGTTAGGGTATCAAGCCGCACAAAGTCATTACAGCTTCTCGCCTTATGTGGCTATACAAATTGTGTTAGTGGCTTGGGTGCTCTTATACTTAGTGAAAAGCCGCTATTTAAGTTGCTTCTTTGGCGACTGGCCGTATCCGGTGGATAAACAATCAGAGCAAGGGGAATAA